TTAATTTCTATCCTATCTATCCCGAAAAAGCCGAAGACGGTGTGGTAAATCTTGCTTATGGTCTCGGGAAATACATTGTTGACGGAGGAACCACACTTCGTTTTTCACCTGCGTATCCTAAGAAAATTATTCAGCTCTCATCGCCCGAAATGGCATTGCGCGAAACCCAGAACAGCTTCTACGCACTCGACCTGCGGCCTTCCAGTTTTATTCCCTCGGTTGACGATGGCGTGAATATTCTGAAGCTGCCGATAAGAGAAGCAGAACACGATGGAGCTCTTAAATATGCAGCATCTACGTTTGATATGGAAAACAATACTATCAGGGATGGTATCGGCTCCCCGGGCAAGCGTATAATAACCTATTCAAACCTGCTTAACTATAATATGTTTCCGCTGGCGGAAATTTTGAAAACCTTGTTATACACCGGTCAGCGCGAGATGAACAATCCTGTTGAAATAGAGTTTGCTGCAAATCTGGATGTTCCCAAAGGCAGGCCTAAGATTTTTAATTTCCTGCAGATTCGACCCATAGTTGATAATAAGGAATCGGTGAACATCAGTATTGACACGGTTAAGAAAGAAGACTGCCTTATTTATTCTACTTCGGCTCTTGGAAACGGCGTCATCTCTAATGTTTGTGATATTATTTACGTGAAGCCCGAAACCTTTGATCCTTCAAAAAATCCTGAAATTGCCAATACTATTGACCGGCTCAATTCCGAATTTCTGAAACTGAAGAAAAACTACATTCTGGTAGCGCCCGGCCGCTGGGGGTCCAGCGATCCGTGGCTTGGGGTTCCTGTAAAATGGCCGCAGATTTCGGGAGCGCGCATCATCGTTGAATCGGGGCTCGACCGTTATCGTGTTGACCCCAGTCAGGGTACGCATTTCTTTCAGAATCTGACATCTTTCAGGGTGGGCTATTTCACTATAAATCCATACGTTGGCGACGGACTTTTTGACGTGGCCTATCTCAATAAATTTGATGCCTCCTATGAAGACCAATACCTGCGTCACATACAATTTGCCACACCTCTGGTGATTAAAATTGACGGTAAAAAGAGCCTGGGCGTGGTGTTCAAACCAAACATGGGAACGTAAATCAGGGAACAGGGAATAGGTAATAAGTAATAGGGAACAATAATTAGTCAATTTGATAATTCAGGTTTATAAGCCGGCTGTTTTCCCTTTACCCTTTACCTTTCTGCTTAATCTTCCGACTCTCGACTCACGACTCACGACTCACGACTCACGACTCACGACTCTTGACTCACGACTCACGACTCACGACTCACGACTCTTGACTCACGACTCTTGACTCACGACTCTCGACTTTCCGTGTATCACATAAGCGAAATACGTAAAAAACTTAAAATATTTTCTTCATTCCTTCCTTTCTATGCTTAATTATGTAATTTTGTGTGGGCAATACATAAATAAACCTCAGATTATTAACGATTTATTAGCATAAAAATATTTTTTCAAATAAGTCGCCATATATCGGAAAATGATTAATTTTGTACTGTTAATTCATTAACATTGTTACAAAAGTTACAACAAAGCATATTAATATAAGAAACTGAATTTAACCGGTCAAAGAGAAATCACTAACAAGAATTTACACAATCACACAGTTATAAAGTTTAAACAACACATTAATATTAATCTAAATTTCAAAGAGATGAACGTAGATAAAATTATGAACGACCTTGAGAAAAAAAATCCGGGTGAAGTAGAATACCTGCAGGCCGTTCGTGAAGTGCTTGAATCCATTGAGGAAACTGTGAATGAAAACCCCCAGATCGAAGCTGCCGGCATCATCGAGCGTCTTGTTGAGCCCGATCGTCTGCTTATAATCAAAGTTCCCTGGGTTGACGACAAAGGCGAAGTTCATGTAAACAGAGGCTTCCGCGTACAATTTAACAACGCTATCGGACCTTACAAAGGCGGTCTGCGTTTCCACCCGAGTGTGAATCTCTCAATCCTCAAATTCCTCGGATTTGAGCAGATTTTCAAAAACAGCCTTACTTCCCTTCCTATGGGCGGTGCTAAAGGTGGTTCAGATTTCGATCCCAAAGGCAAATCAAACGCTGAAGTAATGCGTTTCTGCCAGTCATTTATGCTGGAGCTGTGGAAAATAATTGGTCCTGAAATGGACGTTCCCGCCGGCGATATTGGTGTTGGTGGACGCGAAATAGGTTTCATGTTCGGTATGTACAAAAAACTTACCCACGAGCATGTTGGTGTTCTCACCGGCAAAGGTCTCAGCTGGGGTGGTTCACTCATCCGTCCGGAAGCTACCGGTTTCGGTAATGTGTATTTTGCAGAAGAAATGCTGAAAACACGCGGTCTCGATTTCAAAGGAAAAACAGTTGCTATCTCAGGTTTTGGTAATGTTGCATGGGGTGCAGCCCTCAAAGCTACTCAGCTGGGTGCAAAAGTTGTTACCATCAGTGGTCCCGACGGCTATATCTACGATCCCGAAGGTATCAGCGGTGCAAAAATTGACTATCTCCTCGAACTCCGTGCTTCAAACCAGGATATCGTAAAACCATATTCATACGAATTCCCGAATGCTCAGTTCTTCCAGGGCAAACGTCCGTGGGAAGTAAAATGCGACATTGCTCTGCCTTGCGCAACCCAGAACGAACTTGGTAAAGAAGATGCATTGGCACTCGTTAAAAACGGCTGTATCTGCGTTAGCGAAGGCGCCAATATGCCTTCAACTCCTGAGGCTATTGAAGTATTCCACGCCAATAAAATTCTATTCGCTCCCGGAAAAGCTTCCAATGCCGGTGGTGTTGCAACTTCAGGTCTCGAAATGTCACAGAATTCAATGAAACTGACATGGGGCAAAGAAGAAGTGGATAAACGTTTACACGAAATCATGAAGAACATACATGAAGCCTGTGTTAAACACGGTAAAAACAGTGAAGGTTATGTGAACTACGTTAAAGGCGCCAACATTGCCGGCTTCCTCAAAGTTGCTCATGCAATGCTCGACCAGGGCGTTTTATAATTTCATAATTTGTGTTTTGGTTTTTGTTGTTAAAAGGGTCGTCTTTATGGACGGCCCTTTTTCTATTTCAAACCCTGCGATTCAAAGCTAAAAGCCCGCACATAACTATCTTCAACATTCCTCTATGCAGGGAATAAGCTCGCGAATGGAATATATATGTAACGATACAGCTCTGTCAATGCCGGCAACTGCAAGTTGAAATAGTCTGTGTCCGTCATTCAAAGCTGGCGTTTGCAAGGAAAAACCTTGCCCTGCCGAGGCTAAAACCTCGCGATTGCGAGCTCAAACATACCAGACCGGTATGTTCATATGAGCAACTGCAAGGTTCAGATATCTGCGCGGCTATGGTCAGGTGCAGGAAATCCCTGCGTTTCGGTCGTTGAGCTTGTCGAAACGCCGAAACGCAATGAATGAAAAAACCGTACCCTGAGCTTGTCGAAGGGTACGGTTTCTCTACTTATGTCTTATGACTTACGACTCACGACTCACGACTCATCCGCCGGAGGCGGACAGGCGACTCACGACTCAAGTCTACCTCACTAAAGTCACATTCCCCATTATCTTGTACTTCTTATTGAGGTTGTCGGTGTAGTAGGCAATCCATGTATATACCGCCGGAGGAGCAATGGTACTGCTGCCTTTCACGGAGCCGTCCCAGCCTTTGCCTATTTCGGTGCAGACATACACTTCCTGTCCCCAGCGATCAAAAATATGCATCTCAAATTTGTTGGAGATAAGACCCTGGATACTTGGCATAAAGAACTCATTCAAACCATTACCATCAGGGGTAAAGGCCGTGGGCGCAAATATCAGTATCTGTGGGAAAATGGTAATCAGCCGTGATGTTGTATCGGAACAGCCATGGTTGCTCGATGCAACAAGAATGACATTAAATGTACCCGTATCACTAAAGGTATGCGATGGCAGGTGCTCCGTAGATTCATTGAGAATTCCTGAGGCAGGATCATCAAAATTCCAGTACCAGGTATTGGCACCCGACGATTGATTTACCATATTCACTTTTGGATCGTCCATAGTAGCTACCGATGGTGAGAAGTAGAAATCGGCCACCGGTTTTGTATAGACATTGATGGTTGAAACGCCTGTTTCTGTGCAGCCGTCGGTTGTCACTGCCGTGAGCGATGCGGTGTAGGTACCTTCGTTGGCATAGGTATGCATCGGGCTCAACTCAAAAGATGTATTGTTTGCCGAAAATAAATCACCAAAATTCCATGCCCATGATGAATCAGCAATGTTGACACCCGGAACATAGTCGAAGTTAACATCAAGTGGCTTGCAGCCTTCGCTTGGCACCGTGCTGAATGTAAGTCCCGACAAGGGGAATACGTTAATAAGTACCGTTGCTGCACCTGTGCATCCCACGTTATCGGTACCGGTTACTGTATACACAGTCGTGGTGGTGGGTGATGCCACAACCGCCGGACCGGTGCTGTTTGATAATCCCGTTGCCGGCGTCCATACATACGTATCGGCACCTGCTGCGAGGCATGTTGTTGATTGTCCCGGACAAACATTCGCACTCGACGGTAAGGCCGTAACAGTGATTCCGTTTATTACATTAATATTTTGTGTCGCGCTGTTCACACAACTTGTAGCCGGATCAGTATACGTATAGGTAATGGTTGCAACACCAATCCCTGCTGTTGACGGGGTAAAGGTATTTGCGCTGACTCCCGCTCCCGAATACGTTCCGCCCGCAGGTGTCGCCGTATTCAGTAAAAATGGTGTTGAGTTCACGCAAACACTTGAGTAATTCGGGAAATTGATGGCAGGAAGATTATTTACAATAATATTGTAAGTTGAAGTACCAACGCATGAAGTAACCGGATCAGTCAAGGTATAGGTTATCGTATGTGTTCCTACGCCTGCCGTGGCAGGGTCAAACGTTCCAAGGGTGGCATCGGTAATGCCTGTTCCGCTCCATGTTCCACCGGCAGTGGCGGCACTAAGTGTCGTTGATGGGCTGTCAACACAATACGGTCCCGCAGCGGTTATTGTTGTATTCGGGATGGGATTTACAACAACGGTATCTACTCCAATTCCCGGGTTTCCTGTGATACACGAAGGTGAGTTAGAGGTTACCGTACAGCTAATGATATTCGTTCCTACCGGAAGGTTATTGGCCGAATAAATATTCACACCTGTACCAACGTTTACACCATTCAGTTGCCACTGATAAGTGGGTGCTGTGCCGCCATTGGTAACCGTGGCGCCAAATACTACTGTAGTTCCGAAGCATATCGGGCTAACAGGAAGTGATGTTACAACAACACCTACAGGCGCACTTGTATCAACCGTAACAACAAAATTAACCGCAGGACCAACACAACCATTGGCAGTCGGTGTGATGGTATAGGTTACAGTACCCAGGGTAGTAAGACTGTTATTAAGGATATCATTGATGTTACCGCTTCCGGAACCGCTAAAGCCGGTGATTGTGCCACTGGTATTTGAGCCGGTCCAGCTGAAGGTGGTACCTGTTACGTTTGATGTAAGGATAATATTAGTCGACTGTCCGCTGCAAATAGTCAGCGTAAGCGGACTGTTTGTAACGGTGGGTGTCGGATTTACTGTAACTGTATAATTGCCCTGAGGTCCGGTACAGCCGTTATACGCTGCATTAATAAGGTAAACAACAGTGCCTGGATTCGAAGTCGTATTCGTAAGAACATCAGTAATATTCCCCGTACCGCTGGGTGTAAATCCGGTGATGTTTCCGCTTGGACTGGTCGCCGACCACGCGAATGTGGCACCCGAAATATTTGAAGTCAGAAGTATGTTCAGTGCATCACCTGAGCAGATAGTCTGAGACAAGGGATTATTGGTGATAACGGGAGTGGGGTTCACTGTGATGGTATAGGTAGCCACAGTACCTGTGCATCCGTTTGCTGTTGGGGTAATGGTAATGGTAACTGTTCCTGCTGTTGTATCAGAATTTATTAACGTCATTGCGGGAATAGTACTTGTACCGCTTGCTGCTGCACCTGAAATATTCGGTGAAGCCGATGACGTCCATGCGAAGGTTGTTCCCGGAACAGCAGAGGTAAGCGTAACCGAAGTGGTGGTCTGTCCGCTGCAAATAGTCTGACTCATGGGTGTATTGGTAACCGTAGGCAGAGGGCTAATGGTTACATTCATACATGTATTTGCACTGTTGCCACAAGCATTTCCGGCGTTTACGCAGATTGTTCCGGAAGTGGTTCCGAAGGTAACACTGATTGATGTGGTTCCTTGTCCGCTGTTTATTACGGCGCCTGTTGGAACCGTCCAGTTATAAGTGGTTGCTCCGGCTACTGCCGTAATTGAATAAGTCTGTGTGGTATTAGGACATGCTGTCGGAGGACCGGTTATAGCTCCGGGAGCGGGTGGCGTCGGTGCCAGCGTCGTGGTAATACACGTAGGAGCACTCGTGCCGCAGGTATTCGATGCTGTTACGCAAATATTTCCTGCATTGGCGCCAAAAGTCACCGTAATGGAAGTTGTGCCTTGTCCTGATGTAACGGTTGCTCCGGCAGGTACGCTCCAGTTATAGGTTGTTGCGCCGGTAACAGGAGAAATAGAATAGGTAAAAGTTTGCCCCGGACAAACAACCGTGGGTCCGGTAATAGCTCCAGGCGCTGCCGGAGCTGGTGCAAGCGTAATAGTAATACAACTGGGTGCGCTGGTACCGCATGAGTTAGTTGCCGTGACGCAAATCTGACCTGCATTCGCACCAAAGGTTACCGTGATGGATGTGGAGCCTTGTCCTGATACTATGGTAGCACCTGCTGGAACAGTCCAGTTATAGGATGTGGCGCCTGTTACAGCAGCAATAGAATAAGTAAACGTCTGACCCGGACATACGGCCGTGGTACCGGTAATTGCACCGGGTGTCGGTGGTCCGTTGATTGTGCCGGGCTGGTAATTGAATGTCAAAACTACGCGTTGGGTGCAAATCTCAGTACCGAAGGGCTGAGGATTGGCGTATAATGTATTTGTCCC
This is a stretch of genomic DNA from Bacteroidota bacterium. It encodes these proteins:
- a CDS encoding PKD-like domain-containing protein, with translation MKRKIVRFFIIVALICAGASGINAQTATVTIYYSGAQSWGCCSVCGTDYMCIGTSGCPCCQSSQQTKTFTNPVPAGNVITGVTVTYYAADCSAQNVPTQINGQTICTAVNLGSHTCNCGSCNAVTCTNTFPCGLPNYNYSGTNTLYANPQPFGTEICTQRVVLTFNYQPGTINGPPTPGAITGTTAVCPGQTFTYSIAAVTGATSYNWTVPAGATIVSGQGSTSITVTFGANAGQICVTATNSCGTSAPSCITITLAPAPAAPGAITGPTVVCPGQTFTYSISPVTGATTYNWSVPAGATVTSGQGTTSITVTFGANAGNICVTASNTCGTSAPTCITTTLAPTPPAPGAITGPPTACPNTTQTYSITAVAGATTYNWTVPTGAVINSGQGTTSISVTFGTTSGTICVNAGNACGNSANTCMNVTISPLPTVTNTPMSQTICSGQTTTSVTLTSAVPGTTFAWTSSASPNISGAAASGTSTIPAMTLINSDTTAGTVTITITPTANGCTGTVATYTITVNPTPVITNNPLSQTICSGDALNILLTSNISGATFAWSATSPSGNITGFTPSGTGNITDVLTNTTSNPGTVVYLINAAYNGCTGPQGNYTVTVNPTPTVTNSPLTLTICSGQSTNIILTSNVTGTTFSWTGSNTSGTITGFSGSGSGNINDILNNSLTTLGTVTYTITPTANGCVGPAVNFVVTVDTSAPVGVVVTSLPVSPICFGTTVVFGATVTNGGTAPTYQWQLNGVNVGTGVNIYSANNLPVGTNIISCTVTSNSPSCITGNPGIGVDTVVVNPIPNTTITAAGPYCVDSPSTTLSAATAGGTWSGTGITDATLGTFDPATAGVGTHTITYTLTDPVTSCVGTSTYNIIVNNLPAINFPNYSSVCVNSTPFLLNTATPAGGTYSGAGVSANTFTPSTAGIGVATITYTYTDPATSCVNSATQNINVINGITVTALPSSANVCPGQSTTCLAAGADTYVWTPATGLSNSTGPAVVASPTTTTVYTVTGTDNVGCTGAATVLINVFPLSGLTFSTVPSEGCKPLDVNFDYVPGVNIADSSWAWNFGDLFSANNTSFELSPMHTYANEGTYTASLTAVTTDGCTETGVSTINVYTKPVADFYFSPSVATMDDPKVNMVNQSSGANTWYWNFDDPASGILNESTEHLPSHTFSDTGTFNVILVASSNHGCSDTTSRLITIFPQILIFAPTAFTPDGNGLNEFFMPSIQGLISNKFEMHIFDRWGQEVYVCTEIGKGWDGSVKGSSTIAPPAVYTWIAYYTDNLNKKYKIMGNVTLVR
- the gdhA gene encoding NADP-specific glutamate dehydrogenase, translating into MNVDKIMNDLEKKNPGEVEYLQAVREVLESIEETVNENPQIEAAGIIERLVEPDRLLIIKVPWVDDKGEVHVNRGFRVQFNNAIGPYKGGLRFHPSVNLSILKFLGFEQIFKNSLTSLPMGGAKGGSDFDPKGKSNAEVMRFCQSFMLELWKIIGPEMDVPAGDIGVGGREIGFMFGMYKKLTHEHVGVLTGKGLSWGGSLIRPEATGFGNVYFAEEMLKTRGLDFKGKTVAISGFGNVAWGAALKATQLGAKVVTISGPDGYIYDPEGISGAKIDYLLELRASNQDIVKPYSYEFPNAQFFQGKRPWEVKCDIALPCATQNELGKEDALALVKNGCICVSEGANMPSTPEAIEVFHANKILFAPGKASNAGGVATSGLEMSQNSMKLTWGKEEVDKRLHEIMKNIHEACVKHGKNSEGYVNYVKGANIAGFLKVAHAMLDQGVL